The proteins below come from a single Thermus islandicus DSM 21543 genomic window:
- a CDS encoding glycosyltransferase family 4 protein: MGANSLGRKVAYLALQATREGQASHAHVHEILAGLRSRGWRLELYEPGYANRKDAPGAMARALEFAKTQLRLWRSGRPDLLYIRHHFAAWPSALWARLNRIPVVQEVNGPYEDLFVAWPWTAKLKGLFVFLLRTQIRWADLVIAVTPGLADWALREGARWAEVVPNGANATLFRPDAPLEGGIDLPNNYVLFFGALAPWQGIDTMLSAVEMPSWPREVALVIVGDGAERPKVEEAVRVHHPRVVYLGKQPYRAMPGVIARSLAVLSVQESTTKRLAEMGAFPLKLFEAMACGVPVVVSDLPGMAHLVREGGVGWIVPPGDARAVAEAVGRLFRQAEERRRMGMRGRELVERAHSWDHRAAETHYLLLRLLEGKG; encoded by the coding sequence ATGGGGGCCAACTCTCTGGGCCGAAAAGTGGCCTACCTTGCCCTGCAGGCCACCCGTGAGGGGCAGGCCTCTCACGCCCACGTCCACGAGATCCTCGCTGGCTTGCGCTCGCGAGGCTGGCGGTTGGAGCTCTATGAACCCGGTTACGCCAACAGGAAGGATGCACCGGGGGCCATGGCTCGGGCCCTAGAGTTTGCGAAAACCCAGCTTAGGCTCTGGCGTTCGGGAAGACCCGATCTGCTCTACATACGCCACCACTTCGCCGCCTGGCCCTCGGCGCTTTGGGCTAGACTCAACCGGATCCCTGTCGTTCAGGAGGTCAACGGCCCTTACGAAGACCTCTTTGTGGCCTGGCCGTGGACGGCCAAGCTCAAAGGGCTTTTCGTGTTCCTCTTGCGCACGCAGATCCGCTGGGCGGACCTCGTCATCGCCGTTACCCCCGGCCTGGCCGACTGGGCCCTAAGGGAAGGGGCAAGGTGGGCGGAGGTCGTGCCCAACGGGGCCAATGCCACCCTTTTCCGGCCGGATGCCCCCCTCGAGGGGGGCATAGATCTTCCCAATAACTACGTGCTGTTCTTCGGCGCTTTGGCTCCCTGGCAGGGAATAGACACCATGCTCTCGGCTGTCGAGATGCCGTCTTGGCCCAGAGAGGTGGCGTTGGTGATCGTTGGGGACGGCGCAGAAAGGCCCAAGGTGGAAGAGGCAGTGCGGGTACACCATCCGAGGGTGGTCTACTTGGGCAAGCAACCCTACCGGGCGATGCCGGGGGTCATCGCCCGCAGTTTGGCGGTTCTCTCCGTTCAAGAAAGCACTACTAAAAGGCTCGCCGAAATGGGCGCCTTCCCCCTCAAGCTCTTCGAGGCCATGGCCTGCGGGGTTCCGGTGGTTGTGAGCGACCTCCCGGGCATGGCCCACCTGGTCCGAGAGGGCGGTGTTGGCTGGATCGTCCCTCCTGGGGACGCCCGGGCGGTGGCCGAGGCGGTGGGGCGGCTCTTCCGCCAAGCGGAGGAGCGGCGGCGGATGGGGATGCGGGGGAGGGAGCTGGTGGAAAGGGCGCACTCTTGGGATCACCGGGCCGCCGAGACCCACTATCTTCTCCTGCGCCTCTTGGAAGGGAAGGGCTAA
- a CDS encoding glycosyltransferase family 4 protein yields the protein MRLLYLITRAEPGGAQVHVLELLRGFRGRAELHLGVGEDRHGFLIEEARALGIGVHILKQLLHPIRPHRDLLGLWEVAALLKRLSPHLVHAHSSKAGFLGRLAARALGVKSVYTAHGWAFTEGVPEGRRRLALAMERLAGRLGDRVIAVSRYDRDLALRHRVVSPQKLRVVWNGVPETPLRARPEAHPPRLVMVARFAPPKDHALLLRALAGLRELPWTLDLVGEGPLLPQAQALARALGLAERVRFLGARRDVAEVLAQAQVFVLATHWEGLPLSVLEAMRAGLPVVATDVGGVGEAVVEGNTGFLVGRGDEVGLRRKLSLLLENPSLRASMGEAGRRRYEEAFTLERMLLETWRVYEDVLVRGGSPVA from the coding sequence ATGCGCCTCCTCTACCTCATCACCCGCGCTGAGCCTGGGGGAGCCCAGGTGCATGTCCTGGAACTCCTTCGGGGCTTCAGGGGCCGCGCCGAGCTCCACCTGGGGGTGGGGGAGGACCGGCATGGGTTCCTCATAGAAGAGGCCCGGGCCCTCGGGATAGGGGTCCATATTCTCAAGCAACTCCTCCACCCCATCCGTCCCCACCGGGACCTCCTTGGGCTTTGGGAGGTGGCGGCCCTCCTCAAGCGTCTAAGCCCTCATCTGGTTCACGCTCACTCCTCTAAGGCGGGGTTCCTGGGGAGACTTGCGGCAAGGGCCTTAGGGGTGAAAAGCGTGTACACCGCCCACGGCTGGGCCTTCACCGAGGGGGTGCCGGAAGGGCGGAGGAGGCTGGCCCTTGCCATGGAGCGCCTTGCCGGAAGGCTTGGGGACCGGGTGATCGCCGTGTCCCGCTACGACCGGGACCTCGCCCTCCGCCACCGGGTGGTCTCTCCGCAAAAGCTCAGGGTGGTCTGGAACGGCGTGCCGGAGACCCCCCTGAGGGCCCGCCCCGAGGCCCACCCCCCGAGGCTCGTCATGGTGGCCCGCTTTGCCCCCCCAAAGGACCATGCCCTCCTCCTCCGGGCCCTTGCGGGCCTAAGGGAGCTTCCCTGGACCCTGGACCTGGTGGGGGAGGGTCCCCTCCTTCCCCAGGCGCAGGCCTTGGCCCGGGCCCTCGGGCTTGCGGAGCGGGTGCGCTTCCTCGGGGCGAGGCGGGATGTGGCGGAGGTCCTGGCGCAGGCCCAGGTCTTCGTCCTCGCCACCCACTGGGAGGGCCTTCCCCTTTCCGTGCTGGAGGCCATGCGGGCGGGCCTTCCCGTGGTGGCCACGGATGTGGGAGGGGTGGGGGAGGCGGTGGTGGAGGGGAATACAGGGTTTTTGGTAGGCCGAGGGGACGAGGTGGGCCTGAGGAGAAAGCTTTCCCTTCTCCTAGAGAACCCTTCCTTGCGGGCCTCCATGGGCGAGGCGGGGCGGAGGCGGTACGAGGAGGCCTTCACCCTGGAGAGGATGCTCCTTGAGACTTGGAGGGTCTA